The window GTGTTTTGTGTCCCATGTCTCTCTTGGGGCAACAGGAGTGTTCAGCGAGGTAGAAACAGACAGATACCACCAGCCGGTGACACTAGCTTTGGGGGTCATAGAGGTCAGATCCTTGGCGCTGGCAGCCAATGGGGGTAAGTTGTAGGAGGCATAATGCCACCCTCCCGTCCTGCCAGGGCGCACCCCTCCACAGACGGGCTGAGTGTGGCATGGGCAGCCCAGGACACGTGCGGGGGTACGCTGAGTCCAGGAGAGCAAGTAACTGATGTCGGCGTAAAGGTGGCAAGCCCAAGGATTGTTTCCCAAAGCAATGACTTTGAGCGATGTCATTTTGTCCAAGACTCCAAGAGGCATTGCAGAGAAGCGGTTAGCATGCAGGTAGAAGTAAGTTAGTCTGGGGAGCCGATCTAAAGATCCGGGAAGTACTTTTACTAGCCAGTTGTGGGACAGGTCAAGAATCTCCAGGCGTACGGGTAGGTTGGTGGGCAAAGTCCAGAAGTGATTGTGGCTGAGGTTGAGCGTGCACAAACTGCTCAGCGTGTTGTTGATAAAGGTGGCTCTCTCCATTTTGTTGTCGGAGAGGTCAAGCAGCTGCAGGTTCCACTGGTAAACCGTGTCATTCTTGTCCAACAACTGAATGCGGTTGGAGGAGGCATAAATCCGCCAGAGGGAACGAGGTAGGTTTGCGGGCAGTCGGCTCAGCCGATTGTGAGACAAATCTAGAACGCGGAGATGGGTGTAAGCGGTAAGTTGGTCATCCAGGCTGTGGAATCGATTGTGGGACAGGTTAAGGGAGCGCAGGTTGTACTGTAAGTTGTTGGGCAGACTTCTTAGACCCCTCGAGGAGCAGTCTACCTCCCTGTGGCTGCGACTGCAGGAGCACACGGAGGGACACACAGCCAGAATTCGCAACCCAAGCCATAACACGAGCACGAGCTCCAGAAGAGAAAGCTTCCACCTACAAGAAAGACAGCAAACCAGTGTTATTTGTACACAGCATCATTTTCAGAAGGCACACTGAAAGCGAGGCCTGCAGGGTGTGAAAATAGTGAACAAAGGATACAAACATTTGCTGCCTGCAGGAGAAGCATTTCAAACTATACAGGCTGGTTCTTTCTCACTTTCTCtccacaaacatacacacatctcTCACACATGTGCACAGACAGGTAGCTTAATGTTTCCTGTGCATCACTACATTGTTTGCAGGTACACACATTAACGTCACATACCAAACTGACTCCCCCAATTATGCAGCCATGTCTTTAGAGATTCTGTAGCAGTATCCTTTATATGCAACATTAGGAAAGTGCTTAATTGTGTCCTTTTGTAGAACTGATAAGCGCTTGATCTGAACTCAAGGAGGATATTTCTAATCTATTGAAGAAAATCATCCATCACAAAAGGATGAGAAATCCCTGCTGTCATTTTCCCTGGCATCAGTTTGCGTGTTCAGTCATCAGCGCTTGTCAGTAAAGTCACTCCCATGCTCTCAGAGGAGGAGAACTAGCTCAGTAGATGGGTTTTTATTAATGACTCCACAGAGAGCTCATGCATCAGCCGGTCCGAAGGCAGGCGAAGACACAGTCGCGAGCTGCTTGCTGTTGAAACTGCAGTATCTTTGAGCCGAGGGTGTGGCAGAACGTGTGAGTAAAAAGAGTGATTAAATTTGTTCAGAACTCACCTTCTCATTTTATCATTCCACTCACTTTTCTCTGCTCCTTCTCGCTGTCCAGCCCCCTCTTTCCCCTGTCCTTTTCTGCTTTTGATCCCAGGACCAGCTGGTGTTCTGctgaaggtgtttttttttcacccttttCCGCTCATAGAATTGACCTCTGCCTACTcgaccatttttttttttgtatctttttttCTCAGGCTGCCTTCACTTCTTTGCAGTTTGGTCCTTGGCTGCTCCTTGAAAAGCTGAGAGTTTACTACCGGCTCTTATGGATCTTTTGGGGTTGGCGTGATCACACACTGCAAGCTCTGGATTTACTCTGTGCAGTGGAAGTAAAAGGGGAGGGCTGGGGTGCTTGTGAGTGGGTAAGGTGGGGGTTGAGGGGGTGCATTAGGATGGAGGTAAGGAGAAATGTAGCGGATAATGAAGGGATCTCTGCATAAAAAGGACTACAAAGGAAACCACTTGGTCCCTTCCAAACCTGGCAGCTCTCAAGATTTCCCTCTGCATTTTAAAACgacagctgctgctgtgctcGGATTTCAGCCCTGTTTGTATTTAAATAGGATCGACTGTTATCAGTTATCTCACATAATCTACACCCCCTCTTAAAGCCTCCTTTTGCAAATGTAATGATGTGCTTCAATTGGGTCTTATTTTCCTCATAAATGTTGGAGGCTGCCACAAAAGAGCACCATGATTTATTGCAGAGCACTCTCCCTCTGCTGCAGCTTCCTACCTGTCATCAGCAATACAGGCAACTCTCCGTTCTGCACTGCATTGCTGTATTGCTACCACAAAATTAGACTTGGTCCAAAGAGACAGTTAATCAGTCTTTCAACTTTTCAAGTGCGACAAATTTGACAAAAATTATTTTTGCACAAAGACAGCTCACATTTCTGACTGCAGAACCCTGGCAGCAGTTAATtgaaatcttcttttttaaaactattgTCTCAGCTCAGTGGTCACCTTaaccaaaaacacatttcagcaAAGTGCTTGTTACTTCCTccccaccttttcttttctgtacTTTCTTTTCTGGGTTTAGCAGCTTGCTGAGATGAGGTTAAGTTACATGTATCCTGTAACTGGCCCTTACAAGAAGCTTCACGATCACTCCACATCTGTCTACCACCACCCTTAGCGTGCTATAAAACTGCTTTCAGCTCGTGCAGTGTTGCCAAATACTGCAGCAGtagcaggaaagaaaaaaaaaagaacacccAATAACCCAAATTTGACTTTGTATACCTGCTGCACCATACAGGCAGTAAAGAGTTGCTGAAATTATTTACTCATTATTTCATTAATGTACATGCATCACCTAGagccatgcttttatttctctcttttaCTTTTTATCTCTTCTACTTTTGCATTCAGTGCCAGTGGTATAAATGCACTACCCAGCTCAGCAGAGAACAAACTATTCAGAACTGCTAAAGAAAGGTGCACATTCATCATGACGTCACCTGCAAGTGGATAAACAAAGTTCTGCACATGACAGCGGAAACAACCCCGTATTGGTTTTTTGGAAAAGttttctgcgtgtgtgtgtgtgtgtgtgtgtctgtgcttctATGTATGTCTTTTGTCAGCTCTGGCTGAGGTGAAAGAGAGCATTCTTTTAGAGTTGAGTGGCACTGCCTGGAGGACGCACATTCTCTGCTTGCTAATCAAGCAGaccgcttacacacacacacacacacacacacgaatgcCAGCTCGTTACACAGCTGAAGGGCCAGTGATGACTCTGAATGATGGATCTCTGTTGTGCTGGTTGCGTGATTGTCAAATTAGAGtaagagaggaaaaacacaaacacacaaggtgAGCTGGggggaaagaaacaaaaa of the Maylandia zebra isolate NMK-2024a linkage group LG10, Mzebra_GT3a, whole genome shotgun sequence genome contains:
- the LOC101484889 gene encoding oligodendrocyte-myelin glycoprotein-like, yielding MRRWKLSLLELVLVLWLGLRILAVCPSVCSCSRSHREVDCSSRGLRSLPNNLQYNLRSLNLSHNRFHSLDDQLTAYTHLRVLDLSHNRLSRLPANLPRSLWRIYASSNRIQLLDKNDTVYQWNLQLLDLSDNKMERATFINNTLSSLCTLNLSHNHFWTLPTNLPVRLEILDLSHNWLVKVLPGSLDRLPRLTYFYLHANRFSAMPLGVLDKMTSLKVIALGNNPWACHLYADISYLLSWTQRTPARVLGCPCHTQPVCGGVRPGRTGGWHYASYNLPPLAASAKDLTSMTPKASVTGWWYLSVSTSLNTPVAPRETWDTKHHTFTATPSISMATLKYKTTGTHLTIDHMSASVSSDSLHVSATKQTSTTDTSLLTEMTDEDNTTSATDQFFTTDSLSIQTKKTTTLRTRSVRRQNPSFPGGIPNSSPALVSCSWDLFLHSSALLSLILIQVH